One Sphingomonas endolithica DNA segment encodes these proteins:
- the lepB gene encoding signal peptidase I translates to MSDTNTHPGNAPADPVHAKPRSETRETLAFLLKLAIVVLIFRSFIFSPFSIPSESMLPRLLIGDYLFISKWNYGYSRHSLPFSVPLIPGRILAHLPARGDVVVFKAPPTDAQDYIKRVIGLPGDTIQMKAGQVFLNGVAIPKERIADFTVPVSPNYNCEAAYQDVNAAGKPICRYLRYRETLPGGVSYDVLDRGQTVADDTGVFAVPTGHVFMMGDNRDDSADSRFPQAKGQGIGMVPLENLEGKAVIGFFSTDGSASWLLPWTWFTAARWSRIGEGF, encoded by the coding sequence ATGTCCGACACCAACACGCACCCCGGCAACGCTCCTGCGGATCCCGTGCACGCAAAGCCCAGATCCGAGACGCGTGAGACGCTCGCCTTCCTGCTGAAGCTGGCGATCGTGGTGCTGATCTTCCGCAGCTTCATCTTCTCGCCGTTCAGCATCCCCTCCGAATCGATGCTGCCGCGCCTGCTGATCGGGGATTACCTGTTCATCTCGAAGTGGAATTATGGCTATTCGCGCCATTCCCTGCCGTTCAGCGTGCCGCTGATCCCCGGCCGGATCCTCGCCCATCTGCCCGCGCGCGGCGACGTGGTGGTGTTCAAGGCGCCGCCGACCGACGCACAGGATTACATCAAGCGCGTGATCGGCCTGCCCGGCGACACGATCCAGATGAAGGCGGGCCAGGTGTTCCTGAACGGGGTCGCCATCCCCAAGGAACGCATCGCCGACTTCACCGTGCCGGTGTCCCCCAATTACAATTGCGAGGCGGCCTATCAGGACGTGAATGCCGCCGGCAAACCGATCTGCCGGTACCTGCGCTATCGCGAGACTCTGCCCGGCGGGGTGAGCTACGACGTGCTCGACCGCGGGCAGACCGTTGCCGACGATACCGGCGTGTTCGCGGTGCCGACCGGCCATGTCTTCATGATGGGCGACAATCGCGACGATAGCGCCGACAGCCGCTTCCCGCAGGCCAAGGGTCAGGGCATCGGCATGGTCCCGCTCGAGAATCTCGAGGGCAAAGCCGTGATCGGCTTCTTCTCGACCGACGGCAGTGCCTCCTGGCTGCTGCCCTGGACCTGGTTCACTGCCGCGCGGTGGAGCCGGATCGGGGAAGGCTTTTGA